Proteins encoded in a region of the Drosophila gunungcola strain Sukarami chromosome 3L unlocalized genomic scaffold, Dgunungcola_SK_2 000005F, whole genome shotgun sequence genome:
- the LOC128258954 gene encoding uncharacterized protein LOC128258954 — MFKFFALCVFALLAVAFGKPQFLTAYSAASPVVAATPYAYSGGIYASPYSAAYTSGVYASPYTYGAYPYSSLYLRR; from the exons ATGTTCAAGTTT TTCGCTCTGTGTGTGTTCGCTCTTTTGGCCGTCGCCTTTGGAAAGCCGCAGTTCCTGACCGCCTACAGTGCGGCCTCGCCTGTGGTGGCTGCCACGCCCTACGCCTACTCCGGCGGAATCTATGCTTCGCCGTACAGTGCAGCCTACACCAGTGGCGTCTATGCCTCGCCCTACACCTACGGAGCTTATCCCTACAGTTCCCTGTACCTGAGACGTTAG